One genomic region from Terriglobus aquaticus encodes:
- a CDS encoding phytoene desaturase family protein, producing MKLANVVGSGPNGLSAAIALARQGVRVRVFEGHTVAGGSLRTEAATLPGFRHDIGAAVFPMAVASPFLRSLPLARHGLDWIEPEIPLAHPLPNGDAVALFHSLEETANHLREDGEAYRDLMQNIVRAWHDLIYEVLGPIFHLPRHPFALAGFGLKAFQPATTLARSHFRTDRARTLFAGLAAHAVVPLDSLATSAVALVLGATAHTGGWPIARGGSQAVADALVGVLGSFRGTVETNHWVSSVDDLPPADCTLLDVTPQQFLQLAGESLPLDRRRPYVKFRRGPGICKIDWALSSPIPWQNDLCRRAGTIHLGGSEQEIVASEVDAFEGRDNDRPFVLLSQPSLFDPSRAPAGKHTAWAYCHVPNGSTRDMTPAIEAQVERFAPGFRDVILARNTRTAPQMEAWNPNLLGGDVSGGAMELSQLLRRPKLPPYSTPVPGVFLCSSSTPPAGGVHGMCGALAAEAAALHLGIPLPPLRPQR from the coding sequence ATGAAGCTCGCGAACGTCGTCGGGAGCGGTCCCAATGGTCTCAGTGCCGCAATTGCGCTCGCCCGGCAGGGAGTGCGTGTCCGAGTCTTCGAAGGCCATACGGTGGCGGGCGGCAGCTTGCGCACAGAAGCAGCCACGCTGCCCGGCTTCCGTCACGATATCGGCGCTGCCGTCTTCCCTATGGCCGTGGCGTCGCCCTTCCTGCGCTCACTCCCGCTTGCCCGGCACGGGCTCGATTGGATCGAGCCGGAGATTCCGCTCGCTCACCCGTTGCCGAACGGCGATGCTGTCGCACTGTTCCATTCCTTAGAAGAAACAGCCAACCACCTGCGCGAAGATGGCGAGGCCTATCGCGACCTGATGCAGAACATTGTTCGGGCCTGGCACGACCTGATCTACGAAGTCCTCGGTCCGATCTTCCATCTCCCGCGTCATCCGTTTGCGCTGGCCGGATTCGGCCTGAAGGCATTCCAGCCGGCTACGACGCTGGCGCGGTCACATTTCCGCACCGATCGCGCTCGCACGCTCTTCGCGGGCTTGGCGGCGCACGCGGTGGTACCTCTGGATTCGCTGGCCACCAGTGCGGTCGCCCTGGTGCTGGGGGCAACGGCCCATACCGGCGGCTGGCCGATCGCGCGAGGAGGGTCGCAGGCCGTTGCAGATGCGCTTGTGGGTGTGCTCGGATCGTTTAGAGGCACCGTCGAGACAAATCACTGGGTCTCCTCCGTTGACGATCTCCCGCCGGCGGACTGCACCCTGCTGGACGTGACGCCGCAGCAGTTCCTGCAGCTTGCCGGCGAGAGCCTTCCGCTGGACCGCCGCCGCCCCTACGTGAAGTTTCGCCGGGGCCCGGGCATCTGCAAGATCGACTGGGCCCTGAGCAGCCCAATCCCCTGGCAGAACGATCTCTGCCGACGTGCGGGAACAATCCACCTAGGCGGCTCGGAACAGGAGATCGTCGCCTCAGAAGTGGATGCCTTTGAAGGTCGGGACAACGATCGGCCGTTCGTTCTGCTCTCGCAGCCCAGCCTGTTCGACCCCTCTCGCGCGCCCGCCGGCAAGCACACCGCATGGGCGTACTGCCACGTTCCCAACGGCAGTACGCGTGACATGACTCCTGCCATCGAGGCTCAAGTCGAGCGCTTCGCGCCCGGCTTCCGCGACGTGATTCTTGCCCGTAACACGCGCACCGCTCCACAGATGGAGGCATGGAACCCCAACCTGCTGGGAGGCGATGTCTCCGGCGGAGCCATGGAGTTGTCGCAACTGCTGCGGCGGCCCAAGCTGCCGCCCTACTCTACACCCGTGCCCGGCGTCTTTCTGTGCAGTTCCTCCACACCCCCAGCAGGAGGTGTGCACGGCATGTGTGGTGCCCTGGCCGCCGAGGCCGCAGCGCTTCACCTGGGCATTCCACTGCCGCCACTGCGGCCGCAACGCTAA
- a CDS encoding FAD:protein FMN transferase, whose amino-acid sequence MRFRTAAVSRSAALLLSLLTAWPGQTNAFGPDVPERLFTLNHGAMATEWQLVVSARDETRAAELAGEVFDEVDRLEDLLSNYRPHSELSRINADAASGPVTTDPETFAFLEEAQHWSRASDGAFDITVGPLMKAWGFFRKEGRVPNSAELQALHERVGSRKMELQPANRSVLFRVPGVELDPGGIGKGFAVDAGLRILRAAGVRSAMLSAGSSTIGTIGPPAGSAAWRVNAHDPWRPGNDVTYTLLRDTTLSTANCAEKNFTLQGHRYCHIMDPRTLRPVENVQQVTIVDPSATASDALSNALFVLSPSESIRLLHSLPNDRALIVTGAEDHRVCTAIRWRQPIAPGFCRRVVEVE is encoded by the coding sequence ATGCGCTTTCGTACCGCTGCCGTGTCGCGATCCGCCGCTTTGTTGCTGTCGTTACTCACCGCCTGGCCCGGGCAGACGAATGCATTTGGGCCCGATGTACCGGAACGCCTGTTCACCCTGAACCACGGCGCCATGGCAACGGAGTGGCAACTGGTGGTGAGTGCGCGAGATGAGACCCGCGCCGCCGAGCTGGCTGGCGAGGTGTTCGACGAAGTGGATCGCCTGGAAGATCTGCTGAGCAACTACCGCCCGCATAGCGAACTGTCGCGCATCAACGCAGACGCGGCAAGCGGTCCGGTCACGACCGATCCGGAGACGTTCGCGTTTCTGGAAGAGGCACAGCACTGGAGCCGGGCGAGCGACGGCGCCTTCGACATTACAGTGGGACCTTTGATGAAGGCGTGGGGCTTCTTTCGCAAAGAGGGCCGCGTGCCGAACTCGGCCGAACTGCAAGCGCTGCACGAACGGGTGGGCTCGCGCAAGATGGAGCTGCAGCCGGCGAACCGGAGTGTGTTGTTTCGCGTGCCAGGCGTGGAGCTTGATCCGGGCGGGATCGGAAAAGGATTTGCCGTAGATGCCGGGCTTCGCATACTGCGGGCCGCAGGCGTCCGATCTGCCATGCTCTCCGCTGGTAGCAGCACCATAGGAACGATCGGTCCACCGGCCGGAAGCGCCGCGTGGAGAGTGAACGCACACGATCCCTGGCGACCAGGGAATGATGTGACCTACACCCTGTTGCGCGACACAACGCTCTCTACAGCGAACTGCGCTGAGAAGAACTTCACGCTGCAGGGGCATCGGTACTGTCACATCATGGATCCGCGGACGCTGCGCCCTGTCGAGAACGTGCAGCAGGTGACGATTGTCGACCCTTCCGCAACGGCGAGTGACGCTCTGTCCAACGCCTTGTTCGTTTTGTCGCCTTCGGAAAGCATTCGGCTGCTGCACTCGCTGCCGAACGATCGTGCGTTGATCGTCACAGGCGCAGAGGACCATCGTGTGTGCACCGCGATACGA